From a single Aestuariibius sp. HNIBRBA575 genomic region:
- a CDS encoding S41 family peptidase gives MKKFAMAALGGSLLGLVVTTQIAGPLIAQEADRNVNVYEQLDMFGDIFERIRSQYVEEVDEADLIEAAIDGMLSSLDPHSSYLSPDDAADMRVQTRGEFGGLGIEVTQEEGFVKVVSPMSGTPADAAGVMSGDFITAVDGETLLGLTLDDAVEMMRGPVGSEIIITIVREGETEPFEVSIIRDTIKLTAVRARTEGEVVVLRINTFNDQTYPNLAEGLAEQVEAAGGIDNVTGFVVDLRNNPGGLLNQAILVSDAFLNAGEIVSTRGRSVTDGERYNAREGDLAEGKPLVVLINGGSASASEIVAGALQDHRRAIVVGTESFGKGSVQTVMPLRGNGAMRLTTARYYTPSGRSIQSLGISPDIFVEQPRPRDEDAEAEEEGFVFRSEADLRGSLNNDSLTEDEIRQIEVDRARAEEAAALREQDYQLAYAIDILTGLSALGSQ, from the coding sequence ATGAAGAAATTTGCCATGGCCGCCTTGGGTGGATCGCTGCTTGGGCTGGTTGTCACAACTCAAATTGCGGGCCCTCTGATTGCCCAAGAGGCCGACCGGAATGTGAACGTCTATGAACAGCTGGATATGTTCGGCGACATCTTTGAACGCATCCGCAGCCAATATGTCGAAGAAGTGGACGAAGCTGACCTGATCGAGGCCGCGATTGACGGCATGCTCAGCTCGCTTGATCCGCATTCCAGTTATCTGTCGCCTGACGATGCGGCCGATATGCGTGTGCAGACCCGTGGTGAATTTGGCGGACTTGGGATCGAAGTCACCCAAGAAGAGGGCTTTGTCAAAGTTGTCTCCCCCATGAGCGGCACCCCAGCGGATGCGGCTGGCGTGATGTCCGGCGACTTTATCACGGCGGTGGATGGCGAAACATTGCTAGGCCTGACGCTGGATGATGCGGTTGAAATGATGCGCGGGCCGGTTGGGTCTGAAATCATCATCACCATCGTGCGCGAAGGCGAAACCGAACCGTTCGAAGTGTCCATCATCCGCGACACAATCAAATTGACCGCAGTGCGCGCGCGCACCGAAGGCGAAGTGGTCGTGCTGCGGATCAACACGTTTAACGATCAAACCTATCCCAATCTGGCCGAAGGATTGGCAGAACAGGTCGAAGCAGCCGGTGGGATCGACAATGTCACCGGGTTTGTGGTCGATCTGCGCAACAATCCGGGCGGTTTGCTGAACCAGGCCATTCTGGTGTCGGATGCCTTTTTGAACGCTGGTGAAATCGTGTCGACCCGGGGGCGTTCTGTCACAGATGGCGAACGTTACAACGCCCGAGAAGGCGATCTGGCTGAGGGTAAGCCATTGGTTGTGTTGATCAATGGCGGCTCCGCTTCGGCATCCGAAATCGTCGCCGGTGCCTTGCAGGATCATCGTCGTGCGATTGTGGTTGGCACAGAAAGCTTTGGCAAAGGGTCGGTTCAGACAGTGATGCCGCTGCGTGGAAATGGCGCGATGCGTTTGACCACTGCGCGGTATTACACACCTTCTGGGCGGTCGATCCAATCGCTGGGTATTTCGCCCGATATCTTTGTCGAACAGCCACGCCCGCGGGATGAGGATGCCGAAGCCGAGGAAGAAGGCTTTGTTTTCCGGTCCGAGGCGGATTTGCGCGGGTCCCTGAACAATGACAGCCTGACCGAAGACGAAATTCGCCAGATCGAGGTCGATCGCGCCCGCGCAGAAGAGGCAGCCGCCCTGCGTGAGCAAGATTATCAACTGGCTTATGCCATTGATATCCTGACCGGTTTGTCCGCTCTGGGCTCTCAGTAA
- the gpmI gene encoding 2,3-bisphosphoglycerate-independent phosphoglycerate mutase — protein MTIPKPVVLCILDGWGKRSDPVGNAPVLASTPAFDRIMKTCPNAELITHGPDVGLPRGQMGNSEVGHTNIGAGRVVAMDLGQIDLSIEDGSFAKTDALVAFVEKLKASGGTAHLMGVVSDGGVHGHINHIVAAADAITAAGVPVVIHAITDGRDVAPRSADAFLPELQSRMPKNATIGSVIGRYWALDRDNRWDRVKTAYDVMVYGTGPVAVAPEQVISNAYAADVSDEFIPATVIEGYAGFAPADGLFCLNFRADRAREILAAIADPDFDGFARDAQPKLAATLGMVQYSDAHNAWFDTVFPKRNIVNTLGAWVAQKGLTQFRLAETEKYPHVTFFLNGGKEIPEQGEDRFMPKSPKVATYDLQPEMSAGEVTDAFVGAIEKGYDLIVTNFANPDMVGHTGDIDAAIKACEAVDQGLSKVLDALEKAGGAMIVTADHGNCELMIDPETGGPHTAHTINPVPVALFGGPDGATLRDGRLADLAPTLLELMGLDQPAEMTGKSLIK, from the coding sequence TTGGCGTCCACTCCGGCGTTTGATCGGATCATGAAAACCTGCCCAAATGCCGAATTGATCACCCATGGTCCCGATGTCGGTTTGCCGCGTGGGCAAATGGGCAATTCCGAAGTGGGCCATACCAATATTGGGGCCGGGCGCGTGGTTGCGATGGATCTGGGTCAGATTGACCTATCGATCGAGGATGGCAGTTTCGCCAAGACGGACGCGCTGGTTGCCTTTGTCGAGAAACTAAAGGCCAGCGGCGGCACAGCCCATCTGATGGGCGTTGTGTCGGATGGCGGCGTGCATGGGCATATCAATCACATTGTTGCGGCGGCGGATGCGATCACGGCGGCAGGGGTGCCTGTTGTGATCCATGCGATCACCGACGGGCGCGATGTTGCCCCTCGCTCTGCGGATGCGTTTTTGCCCGAATTACAGTCACGTATGCCGAAAAACGCCACAATCGGCAGTGTCATTGGCCGATACTGGGCGCTGGATCGGGACAATCGCTGGGATCGGGTGAAAACGGCCTATGATGTGATGGTGTATGGCACGGGGCCTGTGGCTGTCGCCCCTGAGCAAGTTATATCAAACGCCTATGCCGCAGATGTCAGTGACGAATTTATCCCGGCCACTGTGATTGAGGGATATGCTGGGTTTGCGCCTGCGGATGGGCTGTTTTGTTTGAATTTCCGCGCCGATCGCGCGCGTGAGATTTTGGCGGCGATTGCGGATCCGGATTTTGACGGTTTCGCCCGCGACGCGCAGCCAAAACTGGCCGCCACTTTGGGAATGGTTCAATATTCGGATGCACATAATGCGTGGTTTGATACGGTTTTTCCGAAACGCAATATCGTGAACACGTTGGGCGCTTGGGTGGCGCAAAAGGGGCTGACGCAATTCCGGTTGGCAGAAACGGAAAAATATCCGCATGTTACATTTTTCTTAAATGGTGGCAAAGAGATACCAGAACAGGGCGAAGATCGGTTTATGCCGAAATCCCCCAAAGTGGCGACCTATGATTTGCAGCCAGAAATGTCCGCAGGCGAAGTAACGGACGCGTTTGTGGGGGCCATTGAAAAGGGCTATGATCTGATTGTGACCAATTTCGCGAACCCAGATATGGTTGGACATACCGGGGATATTGACGCCGCGATCAAGGCCTGCGAAGCCGTGGATCAGGGGCTGTCAAAGGTTCTGGATGCCTTGGAAAAAGCTGGCGGTGCGATGATTGTCACGGCGGATCACGGCAATTGCGAATTGATGATTGATCCTGAAACCGGCGGTCCGCATACGGCGCACACGATTAACCCGGTTCCTGTTGCGCTGTTTGGGGGGCCGGATGGCGCGACGCTGCGGGATGGTCGCTTGGCGGATCTGGCACCAACATTGCTGGAACTAATGGGGCTGGATCAACCTGCCGAAATGACCGGGAAAAGCTTGATCAAGTAA
- a CDS encoding murein hydrolase activator EnvC, whose amino-acid sequence MKHLIAAILILCAGGGFAQSSDTAATAQAAADRLEAASIALGQADGARDQVAALTLTVQAYEEGLASFREGLRRAAIRERTLSAELNAKSDEVARLLGVLQTMERAPAPLLLLHPTGPVGTARSGMMLSEVTPALQSQVEELRAQMQEIRELRALQDGAAETLQQGLQGAQSARTLLSNAISERTELPRRFTEDAVATALLIASTETLSAFASGLATTIDQDLNITAPNAREAKGQLSLPAPGQVLRRFNEPDAAGIVRPGIVVATRPRVLVTAPSAATLRYRGPLLDYGNVVILEPAPDLLFVIAGLQEVFGEAGQVLEQGAPIGLMGGETPAAQEILTESVSGAGASRSETLYIEVRDGDAPVDPADWFAPG is encoded by the coding sequence ATGAAACACCTGATTGCGGCCATTTTGATCCTGTGCGCTGGGGGCGGATTTGCCCAATCCAGCGACACGGCCGCGACAGCGCAGGCCGCTGCGGATCGGTTAGAAGCCGCGTCAATTGCACTGGGACAGGCCGACGGTGCACGTGATCAGGTTGCGGCGTTGACCCTGACCGTACAAGCCTACGAAGAAGGGCTTGCGTCGTTTCGAGAAGGATTGCGGCGGGCCGCCATTCGCGAACGCACGCTGAGCGCGGAATTGAACGCCAAAAGCGATGAGGTTGCGCGTCTGTTGGGGGTGCTGCAAACCATGGAACGGGCCCCGGCACCGTTGCTATTGCTGCATCCAACCGGACCGGTGGGGACGGCGCGATCCGGCATGATGCTGTCCGAAGTGACACCCGCCCTGCAATCGCAAGTCGAAGAATTGCGTGCCCAAATGCAAGAAATCCGTGAATTGCGCGCATTGCAGGACGGGGCCGCAGAGACGCTTCAACAGGGGTTGCAAGGCGCACAATCGGCCCGCACCTTGTTGAGCAACGCCATATCTGAACGCACAGAATTACCGCGCCGGTTTACCGAAGATGCGGTGGCCACGGCGCTGTTGATCGCCAGCACTGAAACATTGTCGGCCTTTGCCAGCGGTTTGGCGACGACAATTGATCAGGATCTGAACATCACCGCCCCCAATGCCCGCGAAGCCAAAGGCCAGTTGTCGTTGCCCGCCCCGGGTCAGGTATTGCGCCGGTTCAATGAACCTGACGCGGCTGGCATCGTGCGCCCCGGCATTGTTGTCGCCACGCGCCCACGTGTTTTGGTGACCGCGCCCAGTGCGGCGACCCTGCGGTATCGTGGCCCCTTGCTGGATTATGGCAATGTTGTCATTCTGGAACCTGCCCCTGATCTGCTATTTGTGATTGCCGGTCTTCAAGAAGTGTTTGGAGAAGCGGGACAAGTGCTGGAACAGGGAGCGCCAATAGGCTTGATGGGCGGAGAGACGCCCGCAGCACAAGAGATTTTGACCGAAAGTGTGTCGGGTGCTGGCGCATCTCGCTCGGAAACGCTTTATATTGAAGTCAGAGACGGGGATGCCCCTGTTGACCCGGCCGATTGGTTTGCGCCGGGGTGA
- a CDS encoding RNA pyrophosphohydrolase produces MTPEQIAALPYRPCVGVMLINAQGHVFVGQRNDRDQDAWQMPQGGIDPGEDAQTAALRELWEETGVVADLVTVEAETSDWFAYDLPHEIVPKIWKGQFRGQKQKWVLMRFHGADAQVNIQTEHPEFTNWRWLPASDLIDNIVPFKREVYQQVLAAFGDRIDIA; encoded by the coding sequence ATGACCCCCGAACAGATTGCCGCCCTTCCTTATCGTCCTTGTGTTGGGGTGATGTTGATCAACGCCCAGGGGCATGTGTTTGTCGGGCAGCGCAATGATCGCGATCAGGACGCGTGGCAAATGCCCCAAGGCGGGATCGATCCCGGCGAAGACGCCCAAACTGCCGCATTGCGTGAATTGTGGGAAGAAACCGGTGTCGTGGCTGATCTGGTCACGGTTGAGGCTGAAACCAGCGATTGGTTTGCCTATGATCTGCCCCATGAGATTGTCCCGAAAATCTGGAAAGGCCAGTTTCGCGGGCAAAAACAGAAATGGGTGCTGATGCGGTTTCACGGGGCGGATGCGCAGGTGAACATTCAGACTGAACATCCCGAATTTACCAATTGGCGCTGGCTGCCTGCATCAGATTTGATCGACAACATCGTGCCGTTTAAACGCGAAGTGTATCAGCAGGTGCTTGCGGCCTTTGGCGATCGGATTGATATCGCATAA